DNA sequence from the Thunnus maccoyii chromosome 7, fThuMac1.1, whole genome shotgun sequence genome:
TAAAATGCTAGATTGTAAAtggttttagtatttttatatctttaaGTTTTTATATTActgaatatatgtatatttgtataatatAAAGTAAACAGGTAtctgtaaatatatatgtacattGGACAAATGGCAGTTTTGCTATGTTTTGAAGTATATATcatataaatgtacatattagaatcagctttattggccaagtatgtttatgcatacaaGGAAAGTGACTCCACttacacataatacacacaataATCTTCAGGAAGATACACAAGaacaacaagctgaacaaagataattaaacatATCACTGTTATGTACAAGCAAGTGGGTGAAGAGTAGATACGTACATACATGTAGAAACAACAAGTAGACAACAACATACCGTCTCTATATACAGGTGGAACTGTTTCTGTTCACTGTAAACAGGGTACAAAAAGTGCAAAGGTGTGAAAGATAACATGCAGACAACACACAGTATGTAACTTATATGTTTTGAATACTGGTGTAAGACTTATACATACTGCCATATATGCTAATTCAAATATATGTCTGTATATCTTTAGTGTGGATGGTTTTATCTCTGTCCATCAGCAGGTCTGTGAACTGTAAAAACTGAACCAGCAGAGGGCGACAGAGAAGCTGCTAAGTGTCTGTACGTATCTGACATAAATGTATGAAAGCATGAACTGGCCTTAAGAGTGAGCACAAGATTTAGATTcaaggacgggttcacaatttttcaagtgtgtcttaaaccaacagtcaggagcccaaatgaacagagaaacctgtttttcttgctgtaatcattcctcctgttcatactgaccattagaggatcccttcatagtgaccttacaatggaagtgatgggggacaaaatccacagttaaaagtttatctgaagctaatatgaagcttcagcgtccaaatgagtcaaatcaagtagatatctttcaacgttacagtctttttagtgccaaagtccctctttttgttactatacttccacctgcagctcaacagggaaacactgtccaaggaaacacaaagagggaatttgatgctaaaaagactgtaaatgtgtcagatatccacttgatatgactaactcagactgctgaagccgaatagaagcttcacagagacttttaaatgacacactgtggattttggcctccatcacttccattgaaagcacatttgaaggatcttttaatatccagtatgaacaggaggaatgattacagcgaggaaaacctctttcgctgctcatatggacacctgactgctctTTTAAGACACagtggaaaaactgtgaacctgtcctttaaccgCGTGGTTATTATTGTGCATTACTTATAATACATTcattaaaattgaataaaaacaggaatgATTACACGATTcactttattgttgtttatgcaattaagacattttgacttgaaaTGGGCATGTTGGTggttatatattaaaataaattctttaaagcaaaaaaacccCGCAAAAAAGACACGTTCCTGGAGGGGCGTGGCTTCCGTGCGTCGACGTACTGACGTGGCAGGAGCACGTTGACATGTTGGACGTGTCGTGTTGTGTTTGACGTCCATCCAGAAACCTTCAGTTTAGAATTTGCTGATCAGATTTTTCTCTCAATTATCAGAATTTGTCGATGAACTTATTCCGCGGTGCGCTGCAGCAGAGAAGCGGGACCAGGACGCCTAAACTCCGGTGAGCACTGATGATCCTGCCGGCCTGTTAAACCATGATGCCGAACTCCATTTAACAGTTTGCAGACTCTACATATAACTGCTTATCGACAAATGTTAAGTTATTTCATGTTATTGCCGAAGACCTCATATGAAACTAAAGGACTTATTGTTGAATTCGGCTTATAAATATTTCACCAGGCTGCAACAAATAACCACATTTGAACTGATTTAACTAGCTAGTCAGCGGGGTTTTCTCTCAGCGGCTGGAAAATGACTGTCAGAAAGAGAAGCAGGTTTAATTATTCATGAAGTGGGGTCTTCCTCATTGATTCTTTGATTGGCGAGAAGTAGGAGTTAATCGGAAATATATTTTGATCCATGTCCAGCTAGCTGTGAACATCCATCCACACGTTATTTAATCTTAATGTAATGGTTAAATGAACAGAAGAGTTTCTCCGTGTCAGAGACCTTCAGGTCTTTGGGAAGATTAATTAGTACACAGTGAAAAATAAGACATTGATTTTAAATTAGCATGATAGTTAATGTGACTGTTGAATGTTAGAGGCAGTTATTTAGTCTTAGTGAACCGATTTAAACACGGAAAACCTGgaacagctgcagctgtctctctgtttcatgtttattttgatgCTAAATTGTCAAAGTTAATTTTCCAAACGTGTCTTAAATCATAAACTTGTTCAGTTGCTTCACTCACAGACCTGCAGATGGACGGAtatcacacaaaatatatatagcTATATATTTAGATTAATTATAAGTCCTTCACCAATAtccaaaataatatatatatatgtatatgtcagGAATACACATGTATActatatattaataaaaacatacctAATACTTCAAATACTTAATGTAAATCATATTTCAGATGCAGGAGAAAGCAACAGAATGAATATCGTCGCTAAAAGTAAGAAGCGGGTGGTGCTGCCCAGCCGTCCCAACCCCCCCACCGTGGACCAGATCCTGGAGGACATCGACCGAGCCGCCCCCAACGACCCGGTCTTCAGCGTCCTGGAAAAAACCGGACAAGGTGCGTccataaaatgcatttaaaagttgggGGCTGATTGGCAGCCTGGTAATAATTAATAAAGCAGACCTGATTATTCATCATtgatacaacacacacataaaaagtgcaggaaaattaaaaagataaaaccagATTATAGAGTAATAAAGGATCTTAATTCTGCAATGGAGCAAACTGAAAAAGATCTACAAACAGAACATGAACAGGTTGTAGTTGTgctttttaatgatgtttatCTGAAATGTTCCGGTTtattaacagtaaaaacattagAAAGTTGTACCAAAGACTCACAAGGTTCTTAAAACTCAGGTTATGAGAAGAACGAGGTTACAAGGTTTGTTCTGTGTAAAATGGTTCTCCTGTAGTTTACTGAACATTCCCCAGTTGTTCTCCTCTTGTTCTCCTATAGTTTACTGACCGATCTTTGTTACCTGAACGTTccctttgtgttttctgaacgTTGTCCTGCTCCCTCCTCAGACTCATCGCGGCCGTCCCCGGACAGCGATGCGGAGCTGAAGTTCCAGCAATGTCGTGAGTATCTGGAGCTGAACGAGCGGCTGCAGGAGGCTCGAGAGCGGCTGctgaagcagagagaggagctgCGAGCGGCGGGCGAGCGGCTGCAAGAAGACGTggcagaggtcaaaggtcgaACGCTCTGACTGCACTAGACTCTCCTTCTCTGACCGGGACTTTTTAAACAGTGTTGACTGTTTCTGTAAACTACAGCTCACAGGTTTGATTCCTGAACCTGACAGAGCTTCAGGAGCTCCAATGTCACCTgacctgtgacctctgaccccaccagtgaaatctgtgtgtgtgtgatgcattaATGGGACTGAAAGACTTTAGTGGTGTGTTAAGCTGACAAGCAAAGCTGCAATGATTCATCAACtgactgaaaatgaataaactacaactaatttgataatcgaataatcatttgtcatttttttaaagggaaaaagtcaaaaatttACTGCATTTAATTGCAGCTTTTCAGATGTGAGACTttaagcttttctttgtcaaacatgatagttaactgaatatgttgatcagacaaatcaagacatttgaagatgtcacattGGGCTCAAAGAAATtataatggacatttttcattattttctgatattttatagacaaaatgattaatcaacaaaataattggcagatgaATCGAACATGAAAGTAAACATTGGTTGCAGCTGAGAGCTGAAATAACCAATCAATTAGTCAATAGATGGAAAATAAATTGCCCgctattttgataaatgattaatagtTTCTAGAAATTATTCAGTATGTAAAATGTCAGCAATAATGACCAGTTACCAGAGCCTGAAGTGATCGTAAAATTGCTTATTTCTTTTGGCCAACAGTCAGTAAAACACTGTTCAATATGTATTGTTatgaaataaaggaaagaaagtgaaaactCATATTTTAGAAGCTCTAAACACAAAGATTTTGGTAGTAATGCTTGATAAAGTTTCAGTCAAATATCAAAACTGTCACTGAGATATTTTATCAGTAGAATAATTgatatagagctgcaatgattagtcgattaatcaatagacagaaaattaatctgcaactactttgatgattgattatttgtttcagtcattttacaattttacattttcttaaatgtgatttgctctttttcttcAACATATATAACAgtcaactgaatatctttagttTCTGTtcattggacaaaacaagcacattGAAGACATCATTGGTTGCtattttttcagcatttcatCAACCAaacaattgagaaaataaatgttagttgcAGTAATTTCAGCCGTTGCACCATAAGGCTTGTCCGATGTTTGTTCAGGTGGGTTCatgaaggacatttttttttagagttaATTCGCCTCAAACAGCTGATTTAACGACTGTTTTCAACTCAAATGTATTACAATActtcttcatttgcaatctgtgaAATTCTCTTCACTTCAGTCTTAACACACCGTCATAGATTCACATTTGCAAGTTgtaattgaacatttaataaaaagcaGCATATTGATGATGTCATGCCTTT
Encoded proteins:
- the c7h19orf25 gene encoding UPF0449 protein C19orf25 homolog, with the translated sequence MNIVAKSKKRVVLPSRPNPPTVDQILEDIDRAAPNDPVFSVLEKTGQDSSRPSPDSDAELKFQQCREYLELNERLQEARERLLKQREELRAAGERLQEDVAEVKGRTL